The Candidatus Parvarchaeota archaeon DNA window TTACGCACATTTGCCCCGGCTTATTCGGGAATACCATGCGCGCGGACTTACCACTTTTCTTGTATCAAACGGCTCAAACCCGCAGGTGCTTGAGAGGCTTGAGCAACAGGGGGCAATGCCAACCCAGCTCTACCTGTCCTTCAACTCGCCCACAAAAGAGGAATACAAAAAAATCGTCGTCCCCCTGATTCCTGATGCCTGGGAAAAGTACTGCCGCTCGCTTGATTACCTGGCACGTGTCGGCAAGGGGGAGGTTGACAAGGCAATGACGCGCACAGTGCTTCGCATGACACTTGCCTTAAACCACAACATGCATGGGATTGAAGGTTATGCAACATTTATCAAACATGCAAAGCCGCACTATGTGGAGGTGAAAGCCTATATGGCACTAGGCAGCTCAAGAAACAGGCTTGGGCCTTCGAGGATGCCAACACATGCGCAAATCAAGGAGTTTGCAGCAAGTCTTGCAAAGGAGTCCGGGTATATCACAACCGCACAACACGCCCTTTCAAGAATTGTGCTTTTGTGCCGCGACGAGGATGCCGTAAAATCGCGCATCCTTAAAGTCTCAAGAAACGGCGGGATAAAAACTTCCAAAGAAGCAATTCCTATCATTGAAGAGCAGGCAAGGCAGGCAATTCAAGCTGGCAAATCGGGGCAAAGGGCAAACCACAGGCCTGCCTGCGGCAGCTGAACTGGTGCAAATATGGAAAAAAAATTAAAATGCATGGCGATTCGTCTTTTTCAAGTTTCTTGAAAGGCTGAAATTCTTCTAATCAGAAAAACTTTTTCAGAAAAAGTCGCTTAATTTTTTTTCCTTCTTCCTTGCGGCAGTGTCAATGGCTTTGGCGGCCTTTGCACCAGCATCCGCCTCCATTTTTTTGCCTGCCGGTTCGATTGAGCCTTCTTCCCCAAGTTTAGCCATTGTTTTCTTTTCAATCTTTTTGGCATTGTCGGATTCTTCGGTTTTCTTCGGTTTTTTCACCAGCGCCTCCTTTTCACCCAAAGATTTCACTGCTTCTGTGCCATCCTCCTTTGTTTTGGTTTCACTCGCTGCGTTTTCTTGGGCTTGTGCTTTTTCAAGAAGTTTTTTTATCGTGCTTTCCGTTGCCTTGCAGATGGTTGCAAGTTCCTCATCCTCGAATCCATACAAACTCTTCACTTCAAGGGGGGATTTTTTGAAAGCGTCTGCAACGAGTGGCAAATACCACGCGGATTCCTTTATGTTGCAGTGCGCCACCCTTGCTATTTTTCTGCTGATCTGCCTTGCAGCGCCAAACTGGGCTGAAAATTTGTATGAAAAAGGCGGACGTTCATACTTGACGAATTTTGCCGTTTGCGCTGTTTTTGAAAGTGCCACACCCGCGCTCATAAGATCTGAAGAATAGCGCAAAAGCACCCAATACTGCCTTTTCCTTATCCTGCCGTCAAACATGTCCGCGCGCGACAAGCACCCAAAAGCCCTTGCCATTGCCTCTATCTCCTGCTCTCCCGCCACCTGCTCCCCGCCATCAAACTCAAGTGGAATGTTCCAGCCAACCCAGGCTTTTACCTCATCATGCTCCTGTCCGGATTGCGAATAAGCGCCTTTCGCCTCTCCGTATGCCCTTGCCTTCATTATTCCCCGTACAGTCTCAAATATGTTTTTTTCCCTGTCCCTTGTCGCCTCGGTGTTTCTTGCCTGCAAGTCGTTTATTGCGCCCCTCATGTCGCCGTTTGCATTCCTTGACACAAGCTCAAGCATTCCATCGTCTGCAGCAAGCCCCTGGGCATCCCTTATCCTCTCCAGAACTTTTCTTATTGAAATGGCGGTTGGCCGCTTTAGCTCCACAACCGTGCAATGGTATTTGAGCTGTGCAACTTTCTTGTCATATGCATCTGTGGCAGTAAGGATGGTTGGCTGGCGGCTGTTTTGCAAAAGTGACGCTATGGCTGCAGTTGCGCCCTTGTCCTGCTGCCACACGCATTCAACGTCGTCAAAAAGTACAAGCCTCCTGCCGCCATCCATCGCAGTTGTGCTTGCGGCAAGCAAAAATCCGCTTTCAATCTGGGCGGCAGAGCGCTTTTGAGAGGCACTTGAGTGCACAAGTTCCCATCCAAATTCCTTTGCCACAAGGCGCGCAAGGCAGGTCTTGCCGCAGGCTGTGGGCCCTACAATCAGGACTGGCTTTTGCCGCCTGCCCCTCTGCCACTCCAGGGCCCATTTTTTCAGCTCATCTACAACCTCCCTGTTCCCAACAAATTCGGAAAATGATTTTGGGCTGTGCTTGTCGGCAAAATCCATGGTTGGAAATTTGCATCCCTAATTTTAAATATGCATTTGCATACATAACAAAGCACGGTCGATTTTCATGAAAGCAGCACTTCTTGATTTCAAAGGGACTGCACTTGCGCTTGCATTCGGGCTTGGCCTGCTTTTGCTTGGAGGCTGGCAATATCTTGCCATGATGCTTGTTTTCCTTTTTGCAAGCGTGGCTGTGACAAAGCACGGATATGAGGAAAAGCGCGAGCTTGGCATTTACGAACATGAGCGCTCCTGGGAAAATGTTCTTGCCAACGGCATTGTTCCTTTCATCTGCGTTGTCTTTCTTCCAATCATTGGCCCGTGGCCCTTCATAGGCTCGCTTGCTGCAATCACTGCAGACAAGTTCGGCTCCGAGCTTGGGGTGCTTTCCGACGACCCGGTTTCCCTTGGCAACTTCAAAAAGGTGAAGCGCGGGGTGTCAGGCGCAATCTCAAAATTCGGCACGCTTATGAGCTTTGACGGGGCGCTTTTGATTGGCGCCTGCTCTTATTTCGTTTTCCCGGGAATCAGCATTTGGAAGGTTCTTGCAATAGCGCTTGTCGGGTTTTTGGGCTGCATTGCAGACTCCCTAATCGGCATACTTGAAGAAAAGGGCATTGGCAACAAGGCAACCACCAATCTTGCCTGCTCGGCAGTCGGGGCGTTTTTTGGATTTTTTGTCCTCACCACTATTGCCTGAAATGCCTGGCCTAATTCCGCAAATCTTCCCGGTTAATCCGTCCGGTTAATCAAAAAGATACAAGAAAAGTGATGAGCTGCCCGCCAAAAAATATGGCCGCCAAAACCCCTGCCAGAATAAACGGCAAATACGGGGGCATTCCAGAATAAATCGGGACCCTGCCAAGGCCTGATTTTTTTATTGCCTCAAGGTTTTTCCTGTCAAGCAATGCGGCAATGCCGAATTTTTTTGCAATTG harbors:
- a CDS encoding DUF92 domain-containing protein, with the translated sequence MKAALLDFKGTALALAFGLGLLLLGGWQYLAMMLVFLFASVAVTKHGYEEKRELGIYEHERSWENVLANGIVPFICVVFLPIIGPWPFIGSLAAITADKFGSELGVLSDDPVSLGNFKKVKRGVSGAISKFGTLMSFDGALLIGACSYFVFPGISIWKVLAIALVGFLGCIADSLIGILEEKGIGNKATTNLACSAVGAFFGFFVLTTIA
- a CDS encoding 4-demethylwyosine synthase TYW1, which produces MKIMLEKSDNPTLDLSENPAHAPTSAPSIADKMAAQMVKKQQSAGYYFVGSNMHAAVKVCMWTKKSIRGEAACYKASFYGIKSHRCVQMSPAVPYCNHSCIHCWRDTSAHYSGWHGGTDPPDIIASESIMAQIKLLNGFPGSAKTDMAKHRESSDPIHVAISLDGEPTLYAHLPRLIREYHARGLTTFLVSNGSNPQVLERLEQQGAMPTQLYLSFNSPTKEEYKKIVVPLIPDAWEKYCRSLDYLARVGKGEVDKAMTRTVLRMTLALNHNMHGIEGYATFIKHAKPHYVEVKAYMALGSSRNRLGPSRMPTHAQIKEFAASLAKESGYITTAQHALSRIVLLCRDEDAVKSRILKVSRNGGIKTSKEAIPIIEEQARQAIQAGKSGQRANHRPACGS
- a CDS encoding AAA family ATPase; translated protein: MDFADKHSPKSFSEFVGNREVVDELKKWALEWQRGRRQKPVLIVGPTACGKTCLARLVAKEFGWELVHSSASQKRSAAQIESGFLLAASTTAMDGGRRLVLFDDVECVWQQDKGATAAIASLLQNSRQPTILTATDAYDKKVAQLKYHCTVVELKRPTAISIRKVLERIRDAQGLAADDGMLELVSRNANGDMRGAINDLQARNTEATRDREKNIFETVRGIMKARAYGEAKGAYSQSGQEHDEVKAWVGWNIPLEFDGGEQVAGEQEIEAMARAFGCLSRADMFDGRIRKRQYWVLLRYSSDLMSAGVALSKTAQTAKFVKYERPPFSYKFSAQFGAARQISRKIARVAHCNIKESAWYLPLVADAFKKSPLEVKSLYGFEDEELATICKATESTIKKLLEKAQAQENAASETKTKEDGTEAVKSLGEKEALVKKPKKTEESDNAKKIEKKTMAKLGEEGSIEPAGKKMEADAGAKAAKAIDTAARKKEKKLSDFF